TATAAAAAGTGTGTCTAACCTAGTTGCTGGATGGTGACTGCCTGATTGAAGTTGCTGTGAGCAGACAAAAACAAGTTTATATGTGGTTCTCTTGACTGTGCTTATAGTTTAGAAGCTTTAATATTTTCCAGGTTCCAGTGTTTTCCACTGTTAAAGGAAGAAAGTACactaatttctgtatttctacgTTTGTATATTTCATATCTAGGGAATAAGCATTCAGCTGCACCCAGTAATGAAGATGCTGCTCAAAGGTATAGTTTCCAACAATATGTGGCATTCAGGTTGTTTTGCCTCGCTTTGAAATCGCATTCTCTGCTTTGTGTGGGTTTTGCTTTCTCAGAGTAGCATGACTAACCTCAGGGGATTGCTAGCATCAATTTCATGAACATCATGCAGGCTTGTTCGGAGTGATGCCGTGTAACTTCTAACAACATGCATATGTGTACCTTGGATAGAAGGCTGAAAGTTTATGAATCAcggaatgctaggggttggaagggacctccagagatatTTGAATCCAGCtgccctaccaaagcaggatcacctagggcaagctgcacaggaatgcatccaggcaggttttgaaagtctccagagacagagagtctgcaacctctctgggcaagctgttccagtgctctgtcacccacaccataaagaagtgccttcttatgttgaggtggaaggtCCTGTGTTACAGCTTgcacctattgttccttgtcctatcactggccaccaccaaaaagagactgtcaccttcatcttgacacccacccctcagatatttatagacattgataagattccctctcagccttctctcaagactaaatagccccaggtctcccagtctttcttcatgggagagatgttcaagtcccacagtcatccttatagctctccattggactctctccagcagatccctctatcttttgaattgaggagcccaaatttggacacagtattctagATCtgttctcaccagggcaaaaggagaaggggaggagaacctccctagacctgctggcacatttttttttaaagcaccccaggatgccattagccctcttggctgcaagggcacattgctgttccatggagaacttgctgtccgcTAGGACTCAGAGggctttctccatggagctgctttccagcaggatgacccctagtctgtactggtggctgatgttgttcctccccagttGCAGGATTCTGTACTTGTCCTTGCTGAACTTGGTGAGGTTCACCTTGTCCCAGCTCTGTGGCCTATTCAGTGCACCCCTCCCCGTGCTGACATTTTCATATCATTAGCAAACTTGCTaagggtacactcaatcccctcatccagatcattgatgaagatcTTGAATGAAACTGGAgtcagtactgatccctggggaacaccactggccgcAGGCTTCCAACTGGACTGCACCACTGATCACAgttctctgaactctgttgttgagccagttaTGAATCCACCTTGTGGTCCATTCATCTAACCCACTTTTCTAGAGTTTACCTATGAGGTAAACTCAATAATATTATGAATCTAATCTCCGAGTTGTATTTCCTTACTCTGtagttcttgttttcttctgtctgaATTTCTTTGCATACCTGCCATTTTCCTGTATTCACTTTAAAACCCAAACTTTGAAAGGAAAGCCAGTTTCTGCCATGGACAATTGCTTGAATATTAATTTCATTCTGTAGCAGAGCTCTACTTCCAAGTGAATAGTATAAACCTTTATCGGTTAAGACAGCACAATGACTGTGCATTAACAATGTCTATGAGAAAAGCTGCCAAATAGAGATTGAAGACACCTAGGTGGTTGTTCTCTGGATATTTTCTGACAATAAAATAGTGTCAAGACTTGGGAACACTCAGGAAATCTACTGTAGTGAAATTTGTTTGATTTATTCCTTCCAATACCTTGTACCCTCACACTCAGTCTTGTTGCAGCCCTTCTTTCTTACCATTCTCCTGGCAATAAAACATAAATTCATGGCTCTTTGTCCTGCTAGTTCTGGGTTTCTCTCTCTTGCAAGAAGACTTATGTAACCTTATATGGAAGTATTACAATGCAATAACAGTAAATACTTTTCCTGACCAGAGTGGAAATAAAGCAAACCAAGGTTGGAAACTCGTTTGTGTTTATTGCAGTATTACTAGTCCTGTTATGTGTTGCTTTGTTTGGCCAACATGATGTAATGCAGAAAAACGTAAACTAGTGTATTTGAGAAGAAAGATAAAGATAGGATTGAAGAATGGTTTATGCAAATCTGCCCTCTTCTCATTCAGTGTCTGTTCTGttacaggagagcagctctggagtctgctataagaaagaaaattgaaTGTGAGAAGAAAGCATTGTATATTGTTGAACAGCTCCTGGAAGAGAACATTACTGAAGAGTTCCTTCTGAATTCTGTAGGTGTTGCAAGTTTTTAGTACTATTTGTGTCTTAGTgttcaactcttttttttttttttttttttttttaagttcttggAACATTTTGCCTCAGTTTAAAGTAGAGAAACCATTTATTGCCTCTCTTATCAGCTCTGATGATGATGGCCATTTTCAAGGGTTCTGCAGTGAAAACATGCCCTAGTTTTGCAAGACTGTGTATGTTTATGAAGCTCTTGTATATGGAAAGAGaagtctttcttctttctttttttacccttttaCCATTTTTACTATGCAGGTTCTAAAGGTTGTTTATTAAACTTACTAGATAAGAgttataaaatttaaaatattttttgtttatgAGATGTTGAGTAGAAGTGACAGATTTTCCAGTATTTGCTGTTGAACTATTTCCTTATCACTTTAGGGAAAATGTATTACTCCAGCACACTACAAAGATATCGTTGATGAACGGTCTATCATCAAACTATGTGGTTATCCTCTATGTCAAAATAAGCTGGAAAATGTaagttattttttattaatcCTGTTATCATaacaatttcttcacagttTTTATtctcttgcattttctttttaattttaagctTACAACTTTAAACATAGGTTAAAATACTGTCAAGTAGTGGGCCAGGTTTCATCTCTATTTCAGTGTACTCCTTCTGAAGTAAAAGGTAACATTTGATCCATTGACAACCATTACCATATGACAGAATCAGCTGGCATCTACTTTGGCAGTAATAAAGGTAAATGAGGTGTGGCTTTGAGGCCTTCCTTTATGAATGCAGAAATTTTCTGATTTTGTTCCTTCTTCAGTGTAACTGCATATCTCTATGAGAAGGATTGAAgtgaaaaattaattcattcaGGTATATTACTATGTGAATGTGTATATATCTGCTCTAAAAATGTAAGTTCCCTGTGTCAAAGTCATAGTCAGGTATAGTGTGTAAACAGAACTCAGTTAGATAGCCTGTTGTATAAAACCAACTGTGGTACACCTGATTAtctgaaaaagaataaaaagaatatACTTCCTATGTCTCCACAGAAGGTCACTGGGTTTGTCTGGGTAGTGATAGGGGTCTCTGACAGTGCAGTCTCTCGTGCATATAAATAGATATGGATTAAAGAGGACCTGTCTTTAATTGCCCCACGCTTACACATGAGTAAAGTTTCTACCTTGTTTTATGTTCAGCACTGGCTTTTGTAGATAAGAACTTGTCTGGTAGTGAGATGTAAATGTTTAAAGATAAATTGCATCTAAGCACATACAGTATCAAAAGAATTGAGAGAAAATGTGGTAGTGTGGCATCCAATTTGGGTAGAACATGCCAAGAATGAGGTTTTCTGTGATATCATGATGGAAATAACAGTCTTGCTGATGAAAGCATATTGTTTTAGGTGCCAAAACAGAAGTACAGAAtttcaacaaaaacaaacagagtTTACGATATCACCGAAAGAAAGGTATGGTAACAAATCTATTTCTAAAACTTGTTTAAGATTGTCACAAAGtcagaaatgcattttgtaACAGCATTCATAGAGTGGCTCAATTCAGAGACACTATGTTTAGTTcttaaaaaaatagttttcatgAGCTGTTAGAATAcgaatttttttttatgcattTCACTTTCTAGCTGCTCTATTTGGGAAGACAAAACCTcacttaatttcttttctaaacTTTACAGATAAAGTGTTACTTAGATAGCAGTTCGTATGATACAACTGGTGTGGTAGAGACATCTGTGAAGAAGTGTTCTCTTTTTGTTCCACTATAGTCAGTAAGCTTCAATAGGGTCAAAGTGAACATCCTTCTCATTCACTTAAGTTTGCAGTAGTGCAGTCCCAAGTTATATCTAGTGCATTCCTTAGTGTGTCTGCCTTTAGACTTCTTTATTAGAGGATCTTTCAAGATAAAACCATGTCCTCACAAAGTCTATTCCTTTTTTGAAGCATATTCATGCATGTGGTTGTGTAAAAGTCTTCTTTGCCTGCTCACAGGGTATGGAATTATCCACAGGTGCTTAGACACTAAATTCTAGGATAAATATTTCTAGTTCCagaaaaattttcttcagtGTTGCTAGCGTACAATTCCTTTCCACTGGTTACAACTTTGGGATACACAAAACTGTGGAAAATCTTTTCTCAAGATACCAGGCAAGACTCTGTGAAGAAATGGGATGTTTTCTCTTGTTCCCTGATGCAAgtattcaaattaatttttcaaaaaTGCTGCAAAATTTTATGCATTGTTCTGAGTATTGCAAAATATCTAAGTACTATTGCTAACCAAATTCTTCATTATCGAACACCTGAATTTTATTGTATGTCCTTTGAACTGTATCACCATCTTGTTGGGTTAGAGATTGCTCTTCAAACAGTTTTCCAGGCTTTTTTAGTTATTGTTACATAGAATCCAACACCAGTTTACTTCTCAGTATGTAATAAAAGtgcaaaatgcagaaaagggTGGTGGGGAGAAACAGGTAGAAATAACTTACGGGGAATGGAATTGAATAGGTATGGTTTCTCAGGTGAATTAGAAACCTGGTCATAGGCTTAGAAATATGAATTGGTACTTAATTTTACAGGCAACAAAACAATGACTTTTGTACCTTTTCATGAGTATTCAAGTTGTCTTTAGTCATATTTctattgttttctctctttcttccagtGCTTTTGCAGTAACTTTTGCTATAGAGCATCTAAATATTTTGCAGCTCAGATTTCCACAAGTCCAGTATGGATGCgagaagaagaaaagtaagTATAATACACATTCATTATTCATTTTATGAATATTATTTTCTCTATCCAAGCTGCCATGCTAATAAATTAGCTGCAGTACATCAAAGTGGTTCAGGTGAAGCAGAGTTAGCTGATACTACCATATTAGCTTAGCATGGTGTTCATTTTAAGCAAGTTGTTGCCATGTCGATTACAATAATTGGCATGCCTTGGTACAACTCATGACTACTTAGTAGGCATGAGCATGCTACTGTGGAGGGCAGACTAGTCAGAAATAATAGTCAACTCCTACTAACTTTGAAGTGTACTTAGTAGGATTGGATTTTTACAAACCATACAATCTAGAGGATAAATTTGTCTTATCCTGTTACAGGAGATTTTCTAATTTTAGCACGCACTTGGCAGTGGACTTAAGGTTAGACAGAATGCTTGCACCTGAAAGTAGATGATAACATGAGGAAGTTCTCCTGTCTATGTTTCCAGTCACCCATTTCTTGTTACTGCAATATGTATTTTGGAACAGTGGAATGTAGTCCCATGTCCTATTTTAGGCTTGCAACTAATAAGTTGAGCCAATGGGTGTCACTGTTGAACAAGAAATATGTGGAGACTGTTCAGCTGAATTTATTCAGCTTCCATTTTCCCAGACACTGCTTTTCATAGTCTTCTGGTTTTCAACAAAAGAAACTAGCTGAAATTTATACATGTGAGCTCATTTTCACATTTCAGGTCAGTCATATGAAATATCTCATGAATGGGACAAGAGGTTTAGAGCAGCCTAATCTGATCTGAGAGATTCTAGTAGGTAAAACTAGTCTCTTCATTAAATGTTTAAAGAGTTTGCCAGTATTTTGGTGCtattgttttgctgtttttaaagaaattagTCCTAAAATCTCCCTTTATTCTTAACACTAAAAGTGTATAGCTCTGATACGCCTAACAGAGCATGCGTGGTGGTGTGATATgtatcaaaaccaaacaagcagaCAAAACCCCATGGCTAGGTGTATCTGTTTGCACAAccatatacacatacacacactggTGCAGGTTTACACATTAGGATAGAATTTCTTTTGACAGAAAAACTCTGAAGAAGAGTTATGTGGAGTCGATCTAGTTTCCAGACTCAATTAATTTATATGAGTGGTACAGCTTTCCCCTTAGTAAACCTGTGAGGTTTTATATATACTGCTTGAGAGGTGTTAGTGCATTCACTTCAGTGCATTCCTAAAAGGTTTTCTTTCATTCATAGAACACATGGGCGAGAATTTCAACATTCAGTGTTGGATAAAAGGAATAGGATTGATAAAATGAATAGCTGTTAATTGAAGCAGATTTGTTGCAAGTAGAGATTTGGAAAGAAATCCATCAGAAAGAAACCTATCGGAATTTATTTAGTAATGTTTCTTAAAATCTTTACAGCCTGATTTTTGACTAAGAGATCCTGAACTTTTAAATTATCGTTATTTTATCGATTTTGAGCATTTTCCTACAAAGGGTCCAGGAGTATTTTTACTGTGGTAACTTTGTGACCTATGACATGTTTAATTTGTGGAAGAGGAGACCAAAGGACTATCTGAAAACAGTTTACGACTACTTGAAAACAAAGTTACAAAAATTAGAGCCAAACAATTCTTTGTTGATAGCACAAAACTTAACAAAGAGTGATGATCACAAATTATTACATggatggttcaggttggacattggaAAAATAACTGCACTAAAGTTATGGTGGAATGAAACAGGGTGCTCAACAATGTTTTGAAAGCCTCCTAAGATGGAGATTTCAAGATTTAAACTTCACAGATTTGTGGCTGAACTAATCTAGCAATGGTGAGAACTGCATTAAAAGCAGGTGAGATTAAGGACTTCAGAGGTCCTCCCTGACTATCATTTGTGTGGTTTGATGATTCTGTTAAATGTTGTTCCTCATAACAGCATCATGCTGCAGGCATACGAGTCATGTTCTGTGAGCATGTATGCATAACCCTGCCCTCGCTAACCCTGATTTGAACAGAGGGTGTTGGTCTACAAGATCCTCGGTCATCTCTTCCATCTTCAACTATATATTTTACGTACTGAGCATTGATTTAGCAGGAAAATCTTCattctttgtcctttttttgcAGACCACCAGACATAGAGTTGCTGAAGGAGGGACAGAGGTATGCTGAACagtgttttttttgttatatGCGCTCACAGAATTATTAGCATCCTATCAGATTAAAGGGGAATCTTTGATTTCCTGTGTTATAGAAAAGACCTTATTAGAACCTACATAAAGGATTGTCTTGTTTGACTTCTTCCTTTGTGAATCTAAACCAGCATATTTGATCTGTATGATTTAGTGTACAGCTGCACTTGGTTTGTATGTCCTAATTGAGCCTGTTGAAATCTGAAACAAATACACTGTTTGTACTTTTCATATTTTGTACCATCTATTATTTATAAAGAAAAGGGCACCAATTATATGTGATGAAAGCTTTTGTACTTCTTAATCTAAACACCTATGTCAGCTAAGGTGAAATCATAATACTCTATCATCTCTGTGTACcttgctgtgtttttgtttgttttcttttgcaacaCATGGCCATTAGGTGGCAAACTTACATGCACTaaaaccagctctgctgtctccctgATTTTAGGGTACTTGATTCCTATATATGTCAAGATGCCTATCTTAATTTATTGTCTATACTTGTCTTGGTTACAGAACATTGCAATTCTCTGAGTTCAAGAAGGATTTTAGAACAGCAGCTCTGATTCTTAAGGCAAAAAAGTACACTTCTACTATAAgagtgaaatatttctttcttacgTGAGAATGAGAAACTATTGCAGATGATACCCATGTCTTATGTCATTGATGGCTTATGATTTGTTACAGTGGACAGTCTGGAGATGAGGTCAAACTACGTGATGAAGTAATTAAAGTATCTGACATTGAAAACCCTAGGATATCTTCAAATCCATGTAAATCTGGTTCTCATGACACagccagtgacagcagcagcgaTACTGAACAAGAATTCGTTTCTTCTGTCCTACCACGACAGTCAAATGCAGCTAATTTTGCACAGCCGTTGCACAGAAACACCGTCCTCAAGAAGCATGCTCAGAAGGTCTGTTCAAGCCCTACTACTGAAGACCCAGATGTCGTAAAAGCTACTGAACAGCTATCTAATTGTAATATAGATGCTCAGGAAGAAAGGCATTCTTGCTCTGTTCATAACAAAATAAGTACACCACCTTCAAAAACAACAACTCTAGAGAAATCGAGCGCTTCAGAAAACTATGAAAATACCTGGGATTCACCTGTAGTTTTTCTAGGTGTAAGCAAAAGAGGGGCAGAACATCTTAAAAGAATACTAGCTAACTCAAAAGAACATAaaaaccctcagggctcaggGCATCCAGTTGATTCCAAAGGCAGTTTATTAGAAATACTTAAGCAAACACTTACAGAATGGAGAACTGAGGAAActttaaaatttctttatggCCCAAACTACACTTTCTGTTCATTGGAGCACCTATCGTCTGCCAACCCCGAGAGCGAAGAACTTGATGAGGATGACTTAGATACCGCTGATGATCGTAACACTGTTGCTACACAGCAGTCTGAAAATAGTTTGAACTATTCCTTACCTTTCACAGGCCCAGGTGATGTAGTTAAGTCTGTGCCTAGTTATGAAAAGTTAAAAGAAGAGACCAAGTTCCTAGAACTCAGAGTAAAAGAGTTCTATAAAGGAAAGTGCATCTTGGCCGAAGAGGCAGCAACACATGCACATGCAGAGGAACAGCCTATTAAAGACAAAGTAAGTGTCCAGTGTAATAGTGTCAGGGCTGTATAAAGCCTGCTTTCAAAGAACTATTGCATGCTCTTTGGTTCTGTCATCATAAGTGTAAGTATctaacagggaaggaaaaaggtaGGTTAGCTGTACACTCTATGTAGGATGAGATTAAGCAAGCTTCTGTCCATTAAAAAGTtactaaatcatagaatcacaggattaaccacgttggaaaagaccttcaagatcatcaagtccaacctatcatccaacaccatctagtcaactaaaccatggcactaagtgcctcatccagtcttattttaaacacttccagggacagtgactctaccacctccccaggcggcccattccaatggcaaatcactttttctgtgaagaatttcttcctaacgtccagcctaaacctcccctggcacagcttgagacaatgtcttctccttctgtcactggttgcctgggagaagagaccaacccccacctggctacagcctcccgtCAGGCAGCTGTaaacagcaataaggtctcccctgagcctcctcttctcagatTGGTCACATTGGTTTTATTCTATTGGAGAGATGAGCTTTCATGTGTTTAAACGTTTATGGATAAGCTGTGACTACTTGGATGCATTGATTTTAATGAAAGGTTATAGCTGCTAAAAGTTTTTTGTCTAATACAGGATGATCAACAGGAAGATCTCACCTTTCCACTTGTTGATTCAAATGCACAAATGCAGATTAGAAAGCGAATTGTTCTTGAAAGACTGAGAAAAGCGTAAGTATTCTTTACTTTGGTAGAGGTCAAGCTGAAGCTGTGCTTATTCATCATAATTTTGGAAAGAATCTAAACTATTTAGATTCTTGTAACTTGTTGAAAATCAGATTCTGAATGACATAAAATATGAAGTATTTCAATAGCTGTATGTACCACTGACCAAGTCTAATCAGAAAAACTTGAAGTTGACTGGGAGAAGTGCAAAAATTTGAAATACTTGTCCTGTACAGCAATTATGCTATTACTGGTAAATGAACCTACACAGGAGGAAGGAGTGTTTTCAAACCTCTTAATCTAAGCAAAAGTCTTACTGGAAGAATTTCTAGTCCATGTTTGGTATCAGCGTGCTGCTAGCTACAACCATTAAAGGCCCTCAGGGTTGAATCTTAAAACTTTCCAACACCGGACCTTTTTCACATACATAAAAGGGATTTGGAGTCCCAAAAAACAGAGATTAAGGCATCACTGCTGTAGCTGCTAAAATTATTGAATTGTCAGCATTGAGAGGACCTCAGCCATTTTCAAGGCAATGCAGGTGAGTGTTTGAAAGGCATGTCTGGGGTGGGTTTGTTAGTggagttttgcttttctgtggttGTAGGTTTTGTTAGACTGCCAAACTTGATTTTGcagaagcttcttttttttttttttttttcccaactaaGACCAAACCCCTACAACCAAAACTCCCCCCAAAAAGCtcaattctttttctctctacCTGCAACAAGTGTGAACAAGCTGCAAACATGGAGTCAAACCATGCTGTGAGAAAGGTATCTTTGATCTATCAACGTTACAATGTCCAAGGACTACTAATACACAGTGAAGCAGTTTCTATGCACCTTctatttttccacagatttatCAGTCATTCTCGGGATCTAGCAAAATTTGTGTTGAATTTAAAAGTCTGGTACTCCATGAAGAGAGAATAAGAAAGAATGTGGATTtgtgaggggtttttttcttagctTCTTCAAAGATTTTATTCTTGACTGTCCCCTTCTTTAGTTGCTTATTTTAAGTTTTATGTGTTCAGTTTTTGCAACACATGCAGTAACGTAAAGGAAAATGGGAATCCTGATACTTCTGTCAGTATGCACCTTGTGCATATATGCACATAAATATAAATAACTGGATGTTCAAATGCAAGAGGATATTAACTGTTAAGTCAGTAGAGGCAAAAGTTTCATCCTGTATATGAAAACCAGTGTGTAATTTCCAGCATTTGGGGACACTAACAGTATGTGCAGTTTGTGTGCTTTGTCAGATTTTACACACACTCAAGCTGGGAGacaatctttttctttcttttgaaatttTCTCATTCCTCTACCATAGTTTTAATTCCAGTGATCAGATTTACAATGGAATGTTATTTCTGTTGCATCTCTGTGATTCCAAGGTTAGCAGATAGATTCTCTGCAAACCTCATTCAGCCATGTAGTTTTCTTTTCTATTGTTATAGTTTGAAACAAggaaatacaaatatttcaaaCATGGAGTTCTAATCCTCATGAAGTAAACACTTTGATTTTTCAGTAAGAACATCTCACCAGAACTGAAAAGTGAAGTTAATAAAGAGTATGCATGTGaaactgtatttattttcttttttcacgcTCACACTGAACTACagcttcttatttttaaaaaggagttGTAAAATGAAGGTGTAGCCCAAACACAAGTACATTTCAGGAATCTGAACTGTAAGCTAAAGGCCTGACCTGCTGCACGGTAGTGGATCTCTTTTTCTATTAACTTCTGTGAGCTTTGGTGGAAGTCCTATTTGAGAAGAaatgagagagaggaaaatgtaTATTGACTAGTGTCTTTTGCCTTTTAGATTACCTGCAGTTTTGGGCCCTCTTCAGATTACTCTAGGAGATGTTTACACAGACCTAAAAAATCTTGTCAAAACTTTCCGGTAAGTAATGGTCTTTATTTAGAGATTCTTCTTGATTGATTAACTAAACATGGTGTTGAATGATTTGTGATTTGGGCACAGAGAGGGCCCCATTACAAATTTGCCCTTTTCTAGCTGTGTGTTCATGTAGGTAATGTCACATTCCCTATGGACTAACAAGTCaaccctttcccttcttctgaCAGTGGCTAGGTCACCAGGAGTATTTGTAGACTTTTAAAAACTAGGCCAGTGGTCTCTGGAGGTTGGTGGTGAGTCTTTTAAAGGTTCTGCTACCTCGTCACCTCCTATTATGTGTGAGTTTCTGAGATCTGTCTCTTTCTTTTGCTCTGTCTCCCTACAGCCAGGCTAAATGGTTTTAATGTGGTTCATAATTGTTGACACTGACTTCTAGAGCAGGAAGAGGTCCACTATGACCTGTCTTGTTCCTAATTTCAAGGGGAAGTAGATCTAGTAGATACTTTATCACCTCAGGATCTTCTACTTCAGTCAGAAGCACTAAAGACAGTATTTGAAATACTGGGATAGAGGAGGAAAAACAGAATGGTGGTAACTTCTCAGAATATTTCAAGGTTTTATTTGGGAAACAACTGTCATAACTTAGACCTAGATTATGCCCTTCATCTTGAGGTATTGGCAGGCCAAGGATCAACAAGAGTTGCTAGCTCTATGTATGTTGTCACTCTTGAAACTTCCCCCCTACATGCCCAACCTGCATGAGATTTACATGTAAATTTTTACAAAACTAATTCATGTGGCACTTACCACAAGGAATCTAGGTTTTGGTGAACAGAAACCCGCCTCTGCCTGATTTCTTGTGATTTATCTGTCATCTGGAAGGACACCACTAAAACACAGATCTTTGTGTGGGATTTTGTACAATGAAAGATACTTGTATACTTTCTGGTGACTAGTAATTGTTTGAAATAAAAGAGATCATGATTCACAGTTTCAGTCTTTTAAGTTGTGATTAACCTTTTATTTTAACTGCAACACTGAAACCAGGGAAGATTTTTCTTATATTAGAGCAGT
This genomic interval from Indicator indicator isolate 239-I01 chromosome 10, UM_Iind_1.1, whole genome shotgun sequence contains the following:
- the RPAP2 gene encoding putative RNA polymerase II subunit B1 CTD phosphatase RPAP2; the encoded protein is MMAAGKQPGGAKGKPGRRRAGNKHSAAPSNEDAAQRRAALESAIRKKIECEKKALYIVEQLLEENITEEFLLNSGKCITPAHYKDIVDERSIIKLCGYPLCQNKLENVPKQKYRISTKTNRVYDITERKCFCSNFCYRASKYFAAQISTSPVWMREEEKPPDIELLKEGQSGQSGDEVKLRDEVIKVSDIENPRISSNPCKSGSHDTASDSSSDTEQEFVSSVLPRQSNAANFAQPLHRNTVLKKHAQKVCSSPTTEDPDVVKATEQLSNCNIDAQEERHSCSVHNKISTPPSKTTTLEKSSASENYENTWDSPVVFLGVSKRGAEHLKRILANSKEHKNPQGSGHPVDSKGSLLEILKQTLTEWRTEETLKFLYGPNYTFCSLEHLSSANPESEELDEDDLDTADDRNTVATQQSENSLNYSLPFTGPGDVVKSVPSYEKLKEETKFLELRVKEFYKGKCILAEEAATHAHAEEQPIKDKDDQQEDLTFPLVDSNAQMQIRKRIVLERLRKALPAVLGPLQITLGDVYTDLKNLVKTFRLTNRNIIHKMPEWTLIAIVLLSVLSQITPLFKNTQTSPMYTQFLSTLLEELHFKNEDLESLIGIFRKDCLLEWSVNFKLFCMS